From Eleftheria terrae, the proteins below share one genomic window:
- the purH gene encoding bifunctional phosphoribosylaminoimidazolecarboxamide formyltransferase/IMP cyclohydrolase, whose protein sequence is MIMQALLSVSDKTGIVEFAQALHAQGVKLLSTGGTAKLLAEKGLPVTEVAEVTGFPEMLDGRVKTLHPRIHGGLLARRDLPEHMAALKSHGIGTIDLLIVNLYPFKQATARPDCTLEDAIENIDIGGPAMLRAAAKNWQDVAVVIDPVDYERVLGELKAGKIERATKFMLAKKVFAHTAAYDGMITNYLTALEDGAESATAEVPKRADWPAVFNLQLHKTQDMRYGENPHQGAAFYRDAAPVAGSLAHWRQLQGKELSYNNIADADAAWECVKTFDAPACVIIKHANPCGVAVAGNAAEAYAKAFKTDSTSAFGGIIAFNQTLDKAAAEQVAKQFVEVLIAPGYSPEALEIFKAKQNVRLLQVPMAREPNPFDLKRVGGGVLLQSADAKNVSAGELRVVTTKQPTHEQMQDLLFAWKVAKFVKSNAIVFCAGGMTLGVGAGQMSRIDSARIASIKADNAGLSLAGSAVASDAFFPFRDGLDVVCDAGATCVIQPGGSMRDDEVIAAANERGIAMVLTGTRHFRH, encoded by the coding sequence CTGATCATGCAAGCCCTGCTCTCCGTATCCGACAAGACCGGCATCGTCGAATTCGCCCAAGCCCTGCACGCCCAAGGCGTGAAGCTGCTGTCCACCGGGGGCACGGCCAAGCTGCTGGCCGAGAAGGGCCTGCCCGTGACCGAAGTGGCCGAAGTCACCGGCTTCCCCGAGATGCTCGACGGCCGGGTGAAGACGCTGCACCCCCGCATTCATGGCGGCCTGCTGGCACGGCGCGACCTGCCCGAGCACATGGCGGCGCTCAAGAGCCACGGCATCGGCACCATCGACCTGCTGATCGTCAACCTCTATCCCTTCAAGCAGGCCACCGCCCGGCCTGACTGCACGCTGGAAGACGCCATCGAGAACATCGACATCGGCGGCCCCGCGATGCTGCGCGCCGCGGCCAAGAACTGGCAGGACGTGGCGGTGGTGATCGACCCGGTGGACTACGAGCGGGTGCTGGGCGAGCTGAAGGCCGGCAAGATCGAGCGGGCCACCAAGTTCATGCTGGCCAAGAAAGTGTTCGCGCACACCGCCGCCTACGACGGCATGATCACCAACTACCTCACCGCGCTGGAAGACGGCGCCGAGAGTGCCACGGCCGAGGTCCCCAAGCGCGCCGACTGGCCGGCGGTGTTCAACCTGCAGCTGCACAAGACGCAGGACATGCGCTACGGCGAGAACCCGCACCAGGGCGCGGCCTTCTATCGCGACGCCGCACCGGTGGCCGGCAGCCTGGCCCACTGGCGCCAGCTGCAGGGCAAGGAGCTGTCGTACAACAACATCGCCGATGCCGACGCCGCCTGGGAATGCGTGAAGACCTTCGACGCGCCGGCCTGCGTGATCATCAAGCACGCCAACCCCTGCGGCGTGGCGGTGGCCGGCAACGCGGCCGAAGCCTATGCCAAGGCCTTCAAGACCGATTCGACCTCGGCCTTCGGCGGCATCATCGCCTTCAACCAGACGCTGGACAAGGCCGCCGCCGAGCAGGTGGCCAAGCAGTTCGTCGAGGTGCTGATCGCCCCCGGCTACAGCCCCGAGGCGCTGGAGATCTTCAAGGCCAAGCAGAACGTGCGCCTGCTGCAGGTGCCGATGGCGCGTGAACCGAATCCCTTCGACCTCAAGCGCGTGGGCGGCGGCGTGCTGCTGCAGTCGGCCGATGCCAAGAACGTCAGCGCTGGCGAGCTGCGCGTGGTCACGACCAAGCAGCCCACCCACGAGCAGATGCAGGACCTGCTGTTCGCCTGGAAGGTGGCCAAGTTCGTCAAGAGCAACGCCATCGTCTTCTGCGCTGGCGGCATGACGCTCGGCGTGGGCGCGGGGCAGATGAGCCGCATCGACTCGGCCCGCATCGCCTCCATCAAGGCCGACAACGCCGGCCTGTCGCTGGCCGGCTCGGCAGTGGCGAGCGATGCCTTCTTCCCGTTCCGCGACGGGCTGGACGTGGTCTGCGACGCCGGCGCGACCTGCGTGATCCAGCCGGGCGGCAGCATGCGTGACGACGAAGTCATCGCGGCAGCCAATGAGCGCGGCATCGCCATGGTGCTGACCGGCACGCGCCACTTCCGCCATTGA
- a CDS encoding Fis family transcriptional regulator → MSKKNIEECIRSSLESYFKDLRGEEPHSMYDMILTIVEKPLLEVVMQQADGNQSRAAEWLGINRNTLRRKLVEHKLLK, encoded by the coding sequence ATGAGCAAGAAAAACATAGAAGAGTGCATCCGCAGCAGCTTGGAGTCCTACTTCAAGGACCTGCGCGGCGAAGAGCCGCATTCGATGTACGACATGATCCTCACCATCGTCGAGAAACCGCTGCTGGAAGTGGTGATGCAGCAGGCCGACGGCAACCAGTCGCGCGCCGCCGAATGGCTGGGCATCAACCGCAACACGCTGCGGCGCAAGCTCGTCGAGCACAAGCTGCTCAAGTAG
- the dusB gene encoding tRNA dihydrouridine synthase DusB, producing the protein MRIGPFELANTLFVAPMAGVTDRPFRRLCKRLGAGYAVSEMVTSRKDLWDSLKTSRRANHDGEVAPIAVQIAGTEPIMMAEAAAYNIARGAQIIDINMGCPAKKVCNKWAGSALMQDETLALRIVEAVVTACAPHGVPVTLKMRTGWCQQHKNALAIARAAESAGIAMLTVHGRTREQGYKGEAEYDTIAAVKAALSIPVVANGDITSPAKARAVLQATGADALMIGRAAQGRPWIFREIAHFLATGEVLPPPRVRDVQAWLTEHLHDHYDLYGEFTGVRTARKHIGWYVRALPGGEEFRAHMNTLQTCEQQLLAVSDFFNRLAASQERLPTAGAPLADEAEPQTREAA; encoded by the coding sequence ATGCGCATCGGCCCGTTCGAGTTGGCGAACACGCTTTTTGTCGCGCCCATGGCAGGCGTCACGGACCGGCCGTTCCGCCGGCTGTGCAAGCGCCTGGGCGCCGGCTACGCGGTCAGCGAGATGGTGACGTCGCGCAAGGACTTGTGGGACAGCCTGAAGACCTCCCGGCGTGCCAACCACGACGGCGAGGTGGCCCCCATCGCGGTGCAGATTGCCGGCACCGAGCCCATCATGATGGCCGAGGCCGCCGCCTACAACATCGCCCGCGGCGCGCAGATCATCGACATCAACATGGGCTGCCCGGCCAAGAAGGTGTGCAACAAGTGGGCCGGCTCGGCGCTGATGCAGGACGAGACCCTCGCGCTGCGCATCGTCGAGGCGGTCGTCACCGCCTGCGCACCGCATGGCGTGCCGGTCACCCTCAAGATGCGCACGGGCTGGTGCCAGCAGCACAAGAACGCGCTGGCCATCGCCCGCGCGGCCGAATCCGCCGGCATCGCGATGCTGACCGTGCATGGCCGCACCCGCGAGCAAGGCTACAAGGGCGAGGCCGAGTACGACACCATCGCCGCGGTGAAGGCCGCCTTGTCGATCCCGGTGGTCGCCAACGGCGACATCACCAGCCCCGCCAAGGCGCGCGCGGTGCTGCAGGCCACCGGGGCCGATGCGCTGATGATCGGCCGGGCCGCCCAGGGCCGGCCGTGGATCTTCCGCGAGATCGCCCACTTCCTCGCCACCGGCGAGGTACTGCCGCCGCCGCGCGTGCGCGACGTGCAGGCCTGGCTCACCGAGCACCTGCACGACCACTACGACCTGTACGGCGAGTTCACCGGCGTGCGCACCGCCCGCAAGCACATCGGCTGGTATGTGCGCGCATTGCCGGGCGGTGAAGAGTTTCGCGCCCACATGAACACGCTGCAGACCTGCGAGCAACAGCTGCTGGCAGTGTCTGACTTCTTCAATCGACTGGCTGCGTCCCAGGAGCGCCTGCCCACCGCGGGCGCCCCGCTGGCCGACGAAGCCGAGCCCCAGACCCGGGAAGCCGCATGA
- a CDS encoding YqaA family protein, with the protein MEEWLNPLLAMLALPEYGLSTLFLVALVSATLLPLGSEPALFGLIQLSPHLLWPAIAVATAGNTLGGVITYWMGYGAEKAYEHLTHKHPKARLLNWLGRLGPKSLLLSWLPIVGDPLCGVAGWLEMPFWRCLFYMAIGKLLRYLGMTFALLWFFPA; encoded by the coding sequence ATGGAAGAGTGGCTGAACCCATTGCTCGCGATGCTGGCGCTGCCGGAATACGGTCTGAGCACCTTGTTCCTGGTGGCGCTGGTGTCGGCGACCCTGCTGCCGCTGGGCTCGGAGCCGGCCCTGTTCGGGCTGATCCAGCTCAGCCCGCACCTGCTGTGGCCGGCGATCGCGGTGGCCACCGCCGGCAACACGCTGGGCGGCGTCATCACCTACTGGATGGGCTACGGCGCCGAGAAGGCCTACGAGCACCTCACCCACAAGCACCCGAAGGCGCGGCTGCTGAACTGGCTGGGCAGGCTGGGGCCGAAGTCACTGCTGTTGTCATGGCTGCCGATCGTCGGCGACCCGCTGTGCGGGGTGGCGGGATGGCTGGAGATGCCGTTCTGGCGCTGCCTGTTCTACATGGCCATCGGCAAGCTGCTGCGCTACCTGGGGATGACGTTCGCCTTGCTGTGGTTCTTTCCGGCGTGA
- the ugpQ gene encoding glycerophosphodiester phosphodiesterase — MNDTVAPMAIDWPYPFWLAHRGAGRLAPENTLAAFRHGASFGWRMFECDVKLSADGQLFLLHDSTLERTTDGRGIAGEQPWPALSRLDAGGWHSRQFAGEPLPTLDAIARYVLRNGFHLNVEIKPTPGTERATGAAVAQRCAALWREQHRPAPASLPLLTSFQPDALQAALDTEPTLPRGLLLDHWREGWLAEAATLRCAAVVAHCAMLDAAAIAQIHAEGMRVLSYTVNDPGEAERLLAAGIDGLITDAVDRFSPAGGISG; from the coding sequence ATGAACGACACCGTTGCGCCAATGGCCATCGACTGGCCCTACCCCTTCTGGCTGGCCCATCGGGGCGCCGGCCGGCTGGCACCCGAGAACACCCTGGCTGCCTTCCGGCACGGGGCGTCCTTTGGCTGGCGCATGTTCGAATGCGATGTGAAGCTCAGTGCCGACGGCCAGCTGTTTCTGCTGCACGACAGCACCCTGGAGCGCACCACCGACGGCCGCGGCATCGCCGGCGAGCAGCCCTGGCCGGCGCTGAGCCGGCTGGATGCCGGCGGCTGGCACAGCCGGCAATTCGCGGGGGAGCCGTTGCCGACCCTGGACGCCATTGCACGCTATGTGCTGCGCAACGGCTTCCACCTGAACGTCGAGATCAAGCCAACACCCGGCACCGAGCGGGCCACCGGCGCGGCCGTGGCGCAGCGCTGCGCCGCGCTGTGGCGCGAGCAGCACCGGCCAGCGCCGGCCAGCCTGCCCTTGCTGACCTCCTTCCAGCCCGACGCCTTGCAGGCGGCCCTTGACACCGAGCCCACGCTGCCCCGCGGCCTCTTGCTCGACCACTGGCGCGAAGGCTGGCTGGCCGAGGCAGCGACACTGCGTTGCGCCGCGGTGGTGGCCCACTGCGCGATGCTCGACGCCGCGGCCATCGCCCAGATCCATGCCGAAGGCATGCGGGTGCTGAGCTACACGGTGAACGACCCGGGCGAGGCCGAGCGGCTGCTGGCCGCCGGGATCGACGGGCTGATCACCGACGCGGTGGACCGGTTCTCGCCAGCAGGCGGCATTTCAGGCTGA
- a CDS encoding sn-glycerol-3-phosphate import ATP-binding protein UgpC has translation MASLSIRKVVKRYGSGPRAAQVIHGVSAEIADGEFIVIVGPSGCGKSTLLRMVAGLEEVSEGEIAIGPRVVNQLEPSERDIAMVFQNYALYPHMSVYDNMAYGLKIQGLPRDAIRQRVEKAAAILELGALLQRKPRELSGGQRQRVAMGRAIVRQPQVFLFDEPLSNLDAKLRVQTRLEIQKLHRELGITSLFVTHDQVEAMTLAQRMIVMNAGRIEQIGTPEAVYASPATTFVASFIGSPPMNLIEGHPEGLFFMAGGERLALPAGTELPLAGATLGVRPEHLAVGDSGWPVTVEMVEVLGAERLLYVKLGSTSLVVRTDDAQLRPQVGDRLHVRPHAGKLHWFHPTTHQRLDA, from the coding sequence ATGGCATCCCTCTCGATACGCAAGGTCGTCAAGCGCTACGGCTCGGGCCCGCGGGCGGCGCAGGTGATCCACGGCGTCAGTGCCGAGATCGCCGACGGCGAGTTCATCGTGATCGTCGGCCCGTCGGGTTGCGGCAAGTCCACGCTGCTGCGCATGGTGGCCGGCCTGGAGGAAGTGAGCGAAGGCGAGATCGCGATCGGCCCCCGGGTGGTCAACCAGCTGGAGCCCTCCGAGCGCGACATCGCCATGGTGTTCCAGAACTATGCGCTCTACCCGCACATGAGCGTCTACGACAACATGGCCTACGGGCTCAAGATCCAGGGCCTGCCGCGCGACGCCATCCGCCAGCGGGTGGAGAAGGCGGCGGCCATCCTGGAGCTGGGCGCGCTGCTGCAGCGCAAGCCGCGCGAGCTCTCCGGCGGGCAGCGCCAGCGGGTGGCGATGGGGCGGGCCATCGTGCGCCAGCCGCAGGTCTTCCTGTTCGACGAACCCCTGTCGAACCTGGACGCCAAGCTGCGGGTGCAGACCCGGCTGGAAATCCAGAAGCTGCACCGCGAGCTGGGCATCACCTCGCTGTTCGTGACCCACGACCAGGTCGAGGCGATGACGCTTGCGCAGCGCATGATCGTGATGAACGCCGGCCGCATCGAGCAGATCGGCACCCCCGAGGCGGTGTATGCCAGCCCGGCCACCACCTTCGTGGCCAGCTTCATCGGCTCGCCGCCGATGAATTTGATCGAGGGACATCCCGAGGGCCTGTTCTTCATGGCCGGCGGCGAGCGCCTGGCCCTGCCCGCCGGCACCGAGCTGCCGCTGGCCGGTGCCACCCTGGGCGTGCGGCCCGAGCACCTGGCGGTGGGCGACAGCGGCTGGCCAGTGACCGTCGAGATGGTGGAAGTCCTGGGCGCCGAGCGGCTGCTGTACGTGAAGCTGGGCAGCACCTCGCTGGTGGTGCGCACCGACGACGCCCAGCTGCGCCCGCAGGTCGGCGACCGCCTGCATGTGCGGCCACACGCCGGCAAGCTGCACTGGTTCCATCCCACCACCCACCAGCGGCTGGACGCATGA
- the ugpE gene encoding sn-glycerol-3-phosphate ABC transporter permease UgpE, giving the protein MVERRPVLTALSHLVLVLGVLIVAFPVWVTFVASTHSAEQIAQSRPLSLLPGTHFLDTYARALFGGMGEYGGMKAPVGRMMWVSFVSAMIIAVGKITISLLSAFAVVYFRFPLRQLCFWMIFVTLMLPVEVRIGPTYEVVSQLHLLNSYAGLTVPLIASATATFLFRQFFLTVPDELVEAARIDGAGPMRFFKDVLLPLSRTSIAALFVIQFIYGWNQYLWPLLVTTTEDMTPVVMGIKRLVAGEAYTEWNVVMATALLAMLPPALVVLLMQKWFVKGLVDSEK; this is encoded by the coding sequence ATGGTTGAACGCCGGCCGGTCCTGACGGCGCTGTCGCACCTGGTCCTGGTGCTGGGGGTGCTGATCGTCGCCTTTCCGGTGTGGGTGACCTTCGTCGCCTCCACCCACAGCGCCGAGCAGATCGCCCAGAGCCGGCCGCTGTCGCTGCTGCCGGGCACGCATTTCCTCGACACCTATGCCCGGGCACTGTTCGGCGGCATGGGCGAGTACGGCGGCATGAAGGCGCCGGTGGGCCGCATGATGTGGGTCAGCTTCGTCAGCGCGATGATCATCGCGGTGGGCAAGATCACGATCTCGCTGCTCTCTGCCTTCGCGGTGGTGTACTTCCGCTTTCCGCTGCGGCAGCTGTGCTTCTGGATGATCTTCGTCACGCTGATGCTGCCGGTGGAGGTGCGCATCGGCCCCACCTACGAGGTGGTGAGCCAGCTGCACCTGCTCAACAGCTACGCGGGCCTGACGGTGCCGCTGATCGCGTCGGCCACCGCGACCTTCCTGTTCCGGCAGTTCTTCCTGACCGTGCCGGACGAGCTGGTGGAAGCCGCCCGCATCGACGGTGCCGGGCCGATGCGCTTCTTCAAGGACGTGCTGCTGCCGCTGTCGCGCACCTCCATCGCCGCGCTGTTCGTGATCCAGTTCATCTACGGCTGGAACCAGTACCTGTGGCCGCTGCTGGTCACCACCACCGAGGACATGACCCCGGTGGTGATGGGCATCAAGCGCCTGGTGGCCGGCGAGGCCTACACCGAATGGAACGTGGTGATGGCCACCGCCCTGCTGGCCATGCTGCCGCCGGCGCTGGTGGTGCTGCTGATGCAGAAGTGGTTCGTCAAGGGCTTGGTGGATTCCGAAAAATAG
- the ugpA gene encoding sn-glycerol-3-phosphate ABC transporter permease UgpA has product MEKRVRFRSRWLPWALIAPQMAVVLVFFFWPAAQALYQSVLSQDAFGLSVEYVGAANFERLFADEGYLQSFKTTALFSLLVAVCGLAFALLLAVLADRVVRGAAVYKTLLIWPYAVAPAVAGVLWMFLFAPSIGVVSHALGQLGIQWNHLLDAGDAMALIVIAAVWKQISYNFLFFLAGLQSIPRSLIEAAAIDGARPWRRFWTIVFPLLSPTTFFLLVINVVYAFFDTFAIVDAATQGGPGKDTAILVYKLYHDGFKAMDMGGSAAQSVILMLIVVVLTVLQFRYVERRVQY; this is encoded by the coding sequence ATGGAAAAACGTGTCCGGTTCCGATCCAGGTGGCTGCCCTGGGCGCTGATCGCGCCGCAGATGGCGGTCGTGCTGGTGTTCTTCTTCTGGCCGGCGGCCCAGGCGCTCTACCAGAGCGTGCTGTCGCAGGACGCCTTCGGCCTGTCGGTGGAATACGTCGGCGCGGCCAATTTCGAGCGGCTGTTCGCCGACGAGGGCTACCTGCAGTCCTTCAAGACGACCGCGCTGTTCTCGCTGCTGGTGGCGGTCTGCGGCCTCGCCTTCGCACTGCTGCTGGCGGTGCTGGCCGACCGGGTGGTGCGCGGCGCCGCGGTGTACAAGACCTTGCTGATCTGGCCCTATGCGGTGGCGCCGGCGGTGGCCGGGGTGCTGTGGATGTTCCTGTTCGCGCCCTCCATCGGCGTGGTCAGCCATGCCCTGGGGCAGCTGGGCATCCAGTGGAACCACCTGCTCGATGCCGGCGACGCGATGGCGCTGATCGTCATCGCTGCGGTGTGGAAGCAGATCTCCTACAACTTCCTGTTCTTCCTGGCCGGGCTGCAGTCCATCCCGCGCTCGCTGATCGAGGCGGCCGCCATCGACGGCGCACGGCCCTGGCGGCGCTTCTGGACCATCGTGTTCCCGCTGCTGTCGCCCACCACTTTTTTCCTGCTGGTGATCAATGTGGTGTATGCCTTCTTCGACACCTTCGCCATCGTCGATGCAGCCACCCAGGGCGGGCCCGGCAAGGACACCGCCATCCTGGTCTACAAGCTCTACCACGACGGCTTCAAGGCGATGGACATGGGCGGCTCGGCGGCACAGTCGGTCATCCTGATGCTGATCGTCGTCGTGCTCACGGTGCTGCAGTTCCGCTATGTCGAGCGCAGGGTGCAGTACTGA
- the ugpB gene encoding sn-glycerol-3-phosphate ABC transporter substrate-binding protein UgpB, whose protein sequence is MRCKAALWATALAGALTSAPAVAQTEIQWWHSMGGALGEWVNDLARQFNESQRDYRIVPTFKGSYDEAMTAAVAAFRAGNAPHVLQVFEVGTATMMSAKGAIKPVADVMKEAGQPFDVTAYVPAVAGYYAAADGRLLSFPFNSSTTVFHYNKDAFKAAGLDPAQPPRSWPEVALAAAKLKAAGHKCPFTTSWISWTQLESFSTWHNTEFATLRNGFGGTAARLSFNSPLHVRHFENLANMAKQGLFVYKGRGNAADATFVSGECAMMTGSSGLYGNIKRNAKFSAGIGTLPYYPDVPGAPQNTVIGGASLWVMAGKKPQEYQGVARFFAFLSRPEVAAASHQRTGYLPVTTAAFQLTEKAGFYAQNPGTDVAVAQMIRKTTDKSRGIRLGNFAQIRTILDEETEQLWAGRKSAKEALDSAVKRGNEQLQRFEQANRR, encoded by the coding sequence ATGAGATGCAAAGCCGCCCTGTGGGCGACCGCCCTGGCCGGGGCCCTGACCTCGGCCCCCGCCGTTGCGCAGACCGAGATCCAGTGGTGGCACTCGATGGGCGGAGCGCTCGGCGAATGGGTGAACGACCTGGCCCGGCAGTTCAACGAAAGCCAGCGCGACTACCGCATCGTGCCCACCTTCAAGGGCAGCTACGACGAGGCGATGACCGCGGCCGTGGCCGCCTTCCGGGCCGGCAATGCGCCGCATGTGCTGCAGGTCTTCGAGGTGGGCACCGCGACGATGATGTCTGCCAAGGGCGCCATCAAGCCGGTGGCCGACGTGATGAAGGAAGCCGGCCAGCCCTTCGATGTCACCGCCTACGTGCCTGCGGTGGCCGGCTACTACGCGGCGGCCGACGGCCGCCTGCTCAGCTTCCCGTTCAACAGCTCGACCACCGTCTTCCACTACAACAAGGACGCCTTCAAGGCCGCCGGCCTGGACCCCGCCCAGCCACCCCGCAGCTGGCCCGAGGTGGCGCTGGCCGCGGCCAAGCTGAAGGCGGCCGGCCACAAGTGCCCCTTCACGACCAGCTGGATCAGCTGGACCCAGCTGGAAAGCTTCTCGACCTGGCACAACACCGAGTTCGCCACGCTGCGCAACGGCTTTGGCGGCACCGCGGCCCGGCTGAGCTTCAACTCTCCGCTGCACGTGCGGCATTTCGAGAACCTGGCCAACATGGCCAAGCAGGGCCTGTTCGTCTACAAGGGGCGCGGCAATGCGGCCGACGCCACCTTTGTCTCCGGCGAGTGCGCGATGATGACCGGCTCCTCGGGCCTCTACGGCAACATCAAGCGCAATGCCAAGTTCTCGGCGGGCATCGGCACCCTGCCCTACTATCCGGACGTACCCGGCGCGCCCCAGAACACCGTGATCGGCGGCGCCAGCCTGTGGGTGATGGCCGGCAAGAAGCCGCAGGAATACCAGGGCGTGGCGCGCTTCTTTGCCTTCCTGTCGCGGCCCGAGGTCGCGGCCGCCAGCCACCAGCGCACCGGCTACCTGCCGGTCACGACGGCGGCCTTCCAGCTGACCGAGAAGGCCGGCTTCTATGCGCAGAACCCGGGCACCGACGTGGCGGTGGCCCAGATGATCCGCAAGACCACCGACAAGTCGCGCGGCATCCGGCTCGGCAACTTCGCGCAGATCCGCACCATCCTTGACGAGGAAACCGAGCAGCTGTGGGCCGGCCGCAAGTCGGCCAAGGAAGCGCTGGACAGCGCCGTCAAGCGCGGCAACGAACAGCTGCAGCGCTTCGAGCAGGCGAACCGGCGTTGA
- the nadE gene encoding ammonia-dependent NAD(+) synthetase: MSSEASPPQAPAPHVRQAEIARALEVAPTFDPAQEIERRVAFLADYTRQARARALVLGISGGVDSTVAALLAQRAVERLRSEGHEARFIAMRLPYGEQRDEADAQRALKVIGPDETLTVNIKAAVDGMAQALREAGVTYRDAAHEDFVVGNVKARQRMIAQYAVAGARGGLVIGTDQAAEALMGFFTKHGDGAADLTPLTGLNKRRVRALGQAMGAPDELVYKVPTADLESLSPLKPDEAAFGVTYEQIDDFLEGKPVSHEAELIILRTYDASAHKRALPATP; the protein is encoded by the coding sequence ATGTCTTCAGAGGCCAGCCCCCCGCAAGCCCCCGCACCCCACGTGCGCCAGGCCGAGATCGCCCGAGCGCTGGAAGTCGCCCCGACCTTCGATCCGGCACAGGAGATCGAGCGGCGGGTCGCCTTCCTGGCCGACTACACCCGCCAGGCGCGCGCCCGCGCGCTGGTGCTGGGCATCAGCGGCGGTGTGGATTCGACGGTCGCGGCACTGCTCGCGCAACGCGCCGTCGAGCGCTTGCGCAGCGAGGGCCACGAGGCCCGCTTCATCGCCATGCGGCTGCCCTATGGCGAGCAGCGCGACGAAGCCGACGCCCAGCGTGCGCTGAAAGTGATCGGGCCCGACGAGACGCTGACCGTCAACATCAAGGCGGCGGTCGACGGCATGGCGCAGGCGCTACGCGAGGCCGGCGTGACCTACCGCGACGCGGCGCACGAGGACTTCGTGGTCGGCAACGTCAAGGCACGCCAGCGCATGATCGCGCAGTACGCGGTGGCCGGCGCGCGGGGCGGCCTCGTGATCGGCACCGACCAAGCCGCCGAAGCCTTGATGGGCTTCTTCACCAAGCACGGCGACGGTGCCGCTGACCTGACCCCGCTGACCGGCCTCAACAAGCGCCGTGTGCGCGCCCTGGGGCAGGCGATGGGCGCGCCCGACGAGCTGGTCTACAAGGTGCCGACCGCCGACCTGGAGTCGCTCTCGCCGCTGAAGCCGGACGAGGCCGCCTTCGGCGTCACCTACGAGCAGATCGATGACTTCCTCGAAGGCAAGCCGGTCTCGCACGAGGCCGAGCTGATCATCCTGCGCACCTACGATGCGAGCGCGCACAAGCGCGCGCTGCCGGCCACTCCCTAA
- a CDS encoding CinA family protein — protein sequence MPHPLDDVVGFMKAQELRLVTAESCTAGLIAATLADVPGAGALLESAYVVYSPEAKQRCLGVRPETIEHHNLTSEEVAREMACGALRQSPANVAIANTGVADAVDDDIPAGTQCFAWAFRDENVPDKLRVFSETRRFDGSRNEVRQRSAEYALQRLPFHHGQAAGRAG from the coding sequence ATGCCCCATCCGCTCGATGACGTCGTCGGCTTCATGAAAGCGCAGGAACTCCGGCTGGTGACCGCCGAGTCCTGCACCGCCGGCCTGATCGCCGCCACCCTGGCTGACGTGCCCGGCGCCGGCGCCCTGCTCGAGAGCGCCTACGTTGTGTATTCGCCCGAAGCCAAGCAGCGTTGCCTGGGCGTGCGGCCAGAGACCATCGAGCACCACAACCTCACCAGCGAGGAAGTGGCCCGCGAGATGGCCTGCGGCGCGCTGCGCCAGAGCCCGGCCAACGTGGCGATTGCCAACACCGGCGTGGCCGACGCGGTGGACGACGACATACCGGCCGGCACCCAGTGCTTCGCCTGGGCGTTCCGCGACGAGAATGTGCCGGACAAGCTGCGCGTTTTCTCGGAAACTCGCAGGTTCGACGGCAGCCGCAACGAGGTTCGCCAGCGCAGTGCCGAATACGCACTGCAGCGGCTGCCCTTCCATCACGGCCAAGCCGCCGGCCGGGCCGGCTGA